A region of Candidatus Eremiobacterota bacterium DNA encodes the following proteins:
- a CDS encoding septation protein SpoVG family protein, translating to MENEITNLFVKPITGFGNLKAIASLNYQGVVLRGIRLLGNDGNLWISMPARKKGESWEDIYFFTDTELRRRVLDMITARYTADLVPVSH from the coding sequence ATGGAAAACGAGATCACCAATCTTTTCGTGAAGCCAATCACCGGCTTCGGAAACCTCAAGGCAATAGCGTCACTCAATTATCAAGGGGTGGTCCTCAGGGGAATCCGCCTGCTGGGAAACGACGGGAATCTGTGGATATCAATGCCTGCCCGCAAGAAGGGGGAGTCATGGGAGGATATCTATTTCTTCACCGACACGGAGCTTCGCAGGCGGGTGCTTGACATGATTACGGCCCGTTACACAGCC